actctgtatatagagaggagccatgttactctgtatatagagaggagccatgtttacactgtatatagaggggagccatgttactctgtatatagaggggagccatgttactctgtatatagaggggagccatgttactctgtatatagaggggtgccatgttactctgtatatagagggatgccatgttactctgtatatagaggggtgccatgttactctgtatatagaggggtgccatgttactctgtatatagaggggagccatgttactctgtatatagagggagccatgtttactctgtttatagagggagccatgttactatctgaggtggttaactataattggccctggcatgtttgttagtctggcctgcatggttgtctggcatgaataaaagtagcatgtttcaactatattagtagttagactagtttgcactaaaacatgtgcaaatggggagtttgcggttgtgcaaatggactgtttgcggtgcgttaaacggggagtttggtctgtcactgggaagcgggcataacccttacactacctgatcgatacaacatcatacctgatgttttaaagcacgttattccaaacaatttaggaatgttaggtgatttatgccctttatggattaaaaccatggACTGTTAAAGGCATCAACTATgtaactctgcatcaactatgtaattttccatgggagttttgccatggatccccctccggcatgccacagtccaggtgttagtccccttgaaacaacttttccatcactattgtggccagaaaggctGGGCAAGCCTCTCGATACTGGGGTAGGCCGGGCAAGCCTCTCGATACTGGGGTAGGCCGGACAAGCCTCTCGATACTGGGGTAGGCCTCTGGATACTGGGAAGGCAGGCCTCTGGATACTGGGAAGGTAGGCCAGGAGGACCAGACCAACAACATAACATGAACTGGCAATCAAGAAAGGGTGAGGCTCAACTAAATAGCGAGAAGTTAATCACAAAGTAAGGTCAGCTGTGAACAGAGAGATATCACAGTCTCGGTGCAGCAGCCTAAAATAACACCACAGGTAGGACAGGAGGACCAGACCAAAGAAGTGGCACTGTGAGGTACTGCACCAGACTGAGAATAACCTGAATCGTGACAGTAGGCAAGGTTAAAATATTATCAAGCTATCAGTGGAATCTCACACTAAAACATAAGCTGTAATATATTTTGACATATCACATATCACTGAGGAAAGCAGAACATCTGGGCCTCAACAAATTTGAATATCAAAACActgtagaaatattaaaaaaacatttttaaaaaacacacaaataagtcAGCACTTATAAACACAAATAACTGAAGAAGGCAGCAACCCTGAAAAAGGGATTCCctccaaaacctttttttttttttttaattgccaatgACAAAATATAAAAAGGGGGAGGGCTGCGCCCCACTTGTATAAGTGAACAGTACGTAAATTCCAATCAAAGGGGTAGAATATTTCACATGCAGAGTACCCTTCTTAAAGTTTGATGTAGGGAGATGGTATTCTTAAGCTGAGAGGATACGATTTGGCTTCAATTTTCTCAAATGTTTATAACATATGGAGAGATAAAGGGTagaaaaatccaatagtgtaACATGTACAAGTAATAGGCAGGGTAGGATGATGATAttaaactcacatttgttagagcttGGCCAGCTCTAGCGTGTCTcacgtacagtggtacaatccccacttatagaaTTTGATGTGAGTGTCCTCAGTGTAATAGGGAACCAGAACTCAAGGAGAAGGGactatgatccccacctgggttTCTTTGGAGTAggaaacaagatatatatatgcCAGGTTCTatgtaagaataaaaaataaaaaataaaattaaaaggatAATTGGCACAAAAGACTTATGTCAGTGaccaaaataaaactatttaatgtTTAAAATCCAAACAGTTAACATCCATAAAGTTTCGCCTAAATGGCTTCTTCAAATGGAGTAAAACATACATGCTGGCAGGATAGTTTATGTaggtataaaacaaattaaaattggTGCCAACATTACAGCATCCAATCATAAAACAGTTTTGAATCACATATTAAAAATAACTATCCCTTTAAGGATCGAGGACGTCCACGGTATTCCTTAGTATTTACCCAATCGCCGTCGTCCCCTCGCCGGCGATGGGTTTTGTTCCCGGtcgggggtggggaggagggacTGCCTaaaagcccagacagtccccctctgcaaattaggcccccgttggccatgtgatcgctctgaaagagcagtcacatggctgaaataggtgcctgtgtatctgtatctgtatctgaaagttacagggtcaaatataaggctttgaaatttgccagattgcttatgttgcttttgagagcatatggtagcccaggaatgagaattaccccatgatggcatacaatttgcaaacgAAGACAaccgtattgcaaatggggtatgtccaattttttttagtagccacttagtcacaaacactggccaaagttagcgttcataatagtttttttgcatttttaacacacaaacaaatataaatgctaactttggccagtgtttgtgactaagtggctactaaaaaaagactggatataccccatattgaataccctggattgcctactttaaaaaaaaaatatgtacattccGAGATTTATTTcagagataacagtgttacaatgtcactatttataaatttaaaaaatatatattttgacacagcctgtcctacttgtacttttaccctataacttgcacacaaaaaaaggtgtaaacactgggtgtttttaaattcagggcaaaatgtttaatctatttagcattttttttcattaccttttgtagatgagtaaaatattttttaagaaaaagtaaaaaaacatgtttcactatattttattatttttgtaagtaaattatatgacatgatacaaataatggtatgtaaagaaagcccttcttgtcctgaaaaaatatataatttgtatgggaacagtaaatgatagagagtaaaattacagctaaaccacaaacaccacaaagtgttaaaacagccctggtccttaacatacaacatggccaaacagtccggtccttatggggttaaacctGCAGTGATTGTCCTCCTCTGTGACATTTCATGGCATCAGAGCTGCACCAGGACTCAGCTACTAGTGCTGTCACTGTGAAAACTCTGGACCTAGTGTGCAGGAAATTGCTGCAAGTGTCCTGAGAGACAGAGTTATTTCAAGTACCAGAAGCTATAACTTGATATTGCAAAGAAGAAGAAGGGCTTCCACATCGAGCAATTCACGTTTTTTGTTAAGCGGAATTGATCAGGTGTTGTAAAACAATGGAGCCTGACTTCTCTCTGACAGCGCGTAGCATACGTCTGACAACCAGACCTGTTAATGGCAAAATTAACCTCTCAGTTCCTACACCCAAAACAAGGAACCCCAGCATAAACTCTTCCATGAATACTTCAGTTAATGTAAGCCAGAAAGTGCTCGCAAACAAACCAAAACTGGATTCTGAGAGGAAACATGTCTTCTCCAGCTCGACTGAAGGTAAAGTGTTGCAGGTCTCCACATTGCCACTTACTGCCAAGAAAATCCTTTCAGGTCCTACCTCCAACACAAGGGACTCTAGTAACTGCTTAAAGATTATTTCAGTCAATGAGAGACAAAAACTGctcaaaaaaagaacaaaaatcgATTCTGAGAAGAGACATGTCTTACCCAGCTTGACTCAAGGTAAAATGTCGCTGGTCTCTACACCACCACCTTCTGCCAAAAAGAACCTTGTGGGTCCTAACTCCAACAAAGGGAACCCCAGTATTAACAGCTCAAAGAAACAGCCAGTCAATAAAAAACAGGAAGTGCCCACAAATTCACCAAAAATAGTTTCTGAGATGGAACATTTTCAACCCAGCTTGACTGAAGGTAAAGTGTCGCTGGTCCCCACACCTCCAGAGAAGGAACAAATTAATAAGAAGGAGTATTTTAATCCGACTGTAATGAAGCCTTCAAATTTGCAAAAAGAGaaggatacatttttcaaatcaaACTTTATGTACAACCCTCAGTTTGAATATGCAAAAACTCCTCTGCCATCTGCCTCAGCTCAGAACAGCCATGCTTCTAACAGATTTCTTCAAGTGGCCATTGGtataatacaaaatacactcaagaaatataaaaattatgaaCACTATGAAAAAGCTACAGGAGGCAATCTTCTATCAACAAAGCAGATCCATCAGCAAGCACGCAAATACATGGAAGCTGAAGGTTGTCAAGGGGAGATTGCTGTTAATCTCACTGAAGATGTAGTTTCACAAGCCTCTATGGGAACTGTGAAAAGGAAACCAACAATGACAATCAATGTCTCTATGGCACGAGAACTGTGGCTacaagggacactgagacatgagaTTGGAACTCATTATTTTAGAACGGTCAACAACAGTAAACAGCCATGGAATAACAGCAATGGTAGAGTAAAATATGGACTGAAGCCAGCAAACCCAACTGAAGAAGGACTGGCAACCATCCACAGCCTTATATTTCATCCTGATCCCGATTTGTGCAGAGTTGCCCTCCTGTACTATACCATCTACCAAGCAAGCTTAATGTCCTTCAGTGAACTATTTGAGCATTTGAAAATATTTATCAAAGACCCAGAAGCCAGGTGGTATTATTGTGTCCGAGCAAAGAGGGGCCTGACAGACACAGCACAGCCAGGATGTTGTACCAAGGATCAAGTATACCTTGAAGGTGTTCTACACATCCTAAGGCACAGGCATACCATAGATTTCAAGCTTTTAATGGCAATGGGAAAGGTTTCCTATGCAGATATAAACCGTCTAAAAAAGATTGCAGTGATCAGTAATCCAAGGATCCCTCAGTTTCTCAAGGACAGGAACCGGTACATGATGCGTCTGGAGAAGATAATGCAAGTCAACAAACTAACCGACGCTTCGCTAAGAACGCTTGTCGATTGAGCTTTGAGTGTTAAGGCCATCGGGCAGATTTCCAATACCACCATCCTGCAAACCCTAGCTGCCTACCACCAATCATCGAATCCCACCCTCATAACCACTCAGTAAGTATATTATCTACATTTACCTCTT
Above is a genomic segment from Pelobates fuscus isolate aPelFus1 chromosome 6, aPelFus1.pri, whole genome shotgun sequence containing:
- the LOC134565708 gene encoding putative tyrosine carboxypeptidase MATCAP2, with protein sequence MKPSNLQKEKDTFFKSNFMYNPQFEYAKTPLPSASAQNSHASNRFLQVAIGIIQNTLKKYKNYEHYEKATGGNLLSTKQIHQQARKYMEAEGCQGEIAVNLTEDVVSQASMGTVKRKPTMTINVSMARELWLQGTLRHEIGTHYFRTVNNSKQPWNNSNGRVKYGLKPANPTEEGLATIHSLIFHPDPDLCRVALLYYTIYQASLMSFSELFEHLKIFIKDPEARWYYCVRAKRGLTDTAQPGCCTKDQVYLEGVLHILRHRHTIDFKLLMAMGKVSYADINRLKKIAVISNPRIPQFLKDRNRYMMRLEKIMQVNKLTDASLRTLVD